A genomic stretch from Rubripirellula reticaptiva includes:
- a CDS encoding FG-GAP repeat domain-containing protein → MSKTNPCQFSDAFARLRAVVAITLLGSSIVAADDGTEVAWKKHLVMDRGHCNTAVAIDANSDGLMDVVCSFGGTVSLFLAPNWNEVHVLHRFANRKQTCIHSTVIDVDGDGDLDWAGAVASEHPFWLENPGRSVNVTTSDDWKSGVKRGYDVDSFWQSRTIDPQITGIHCLTRSDIDNDGRDDLVINNFEPDRGIGDSIAWLSIPIDPATAPHWDRHVFADKDARGGSHYMGVGDIDGDGWKEIAVGAKGLPFTDGNWFAYWKNPGKDKVDGVWEKVILAEDQTAATNISPADVNGDGKVDWLASRGHGNGVIWFENPSWKIHTIDPEIEFPHSLTVADHDQDGDIDAAVCGFGSELLMWYENDGSGSFTHHTLDRNQQSYHLSSVDMDGDGDLDLLNAGRGTANVAWYENPNRPAK, encoded by the coding sequence ATGTCCAAAACGAATCCGTGTCAGTTCAGCGATGCGTTTGCGCGGTTGCGGGCCGTTGTTGCAATCACGCTGTTGGGTTCTTCCATTGTGGCGGCCGATGATGGCACCGAGGTCGCTTGGAAGAAGCATCTTGTGATGGATCGGGGGCACTGCAACACGGCGGTCGCGATCGACGCAAATTCCGACGGACTGATGGACGTGGTTTGCAGCTTTGGTGGAACGGTCAGTTTGTTTCTTGCGCCGAATTGGAATGAAGTGCATGTATTGCATCGGTTTGCGAATCGAAAGCAAACATGCATCCACAGCACCGTGATCGACGTTGACGGGGATGGCGACTTGGACTGGGCCGGCGCGGTTGCATCTGAACATCCGTTTTGGCTCGAAAACCCCGGTCGTTCGGTCAACGTCACCACGTCAGATGATTGGAAGAGTGGTGTGAAGAGGGGTTACGACGTCGATTCATTTTGGCAGAGTCGGACGATTGATCCGCAAATCACGGGTATCCATTGTTTGACGCGAAGTGACATCGACAACGATGGTCGTGATGATTTGGTGATCAACAATTTTGAACCCGACCGAGGCATCGGTGACTCGATCGCGTGGTTGTCGATTCCGATCGATCCGGCGACGGCTCCCCATTGGGATCGACATGTCTTTGCCGATAAGGACGCCCGCGGTGGCAGCCATTACATGGGTGTCGGCGACATTGACGGAGATGGATGGAAAGAAATCGCAGTGGGAGCAAAGGGGCTGCCATTCACGGATGGGAATTGGTTCGCCTATTGGAAGAACCCTGGCAAGGATAAAGTGGACGGCGTCTGGGAGAAGGTGATTCTTGCCGAGGATCAAACTGCCGCTACCAACATCTCGCCTGCGGACGTCAACGGCGACGGCAAAGTCGATTGGTTGGCATCGCGAGGTCATGGCAACGGCGTGATCTGGTTCGAGAATCCAAGTTGGAAAATTCATACCATTGATCCCGAAATTGAATTTCCACACAGCTTGACCGTCGCAGATCACGATCAGGATGGCGACATCGATGCCGCCGTTTGCGGCTTTGGAAGCGAGCTATTGATGTGGTACGAAAACGATGGCAGCGGTTCATTCACGCATCACACGCTCGATCGCAACCAACAAAGTTATCACCTCAGCAGCGTGGACATGGATGGCGACGGAGACTTGGATTTGCTCAACGCAGGCCGCGGCACTGCAAACGTGGCTTGGTACGAGAACCCGAATCGTCCGGCAAAGTGA